Proteins from a single region of Pseudomonas sp. BSw22131:
- a CDS encoding MFS transporter gives MSAALPPQTPASNASSMAITLQIVSIVFYTFVAFLCIGLPIAVIPGYVHDHLGFSAVVAGITIGAQYLATLLSRPVAGRICDTIGTKRAIVYGLSGIALSGAMTVAAILFEGTPQVSLTVLIISRMVLGASQGLIGVGTISWCIGQVGSEHTARSISWNGIASYGAIAIGAPLGVVMVGELGFITLGFALTIMACAALALIRNKPSVPVVRGERMPFWSVFGRVAPFGLSLTLASIGYGTLTTFITMFYTSRGWEGAAWCLTVFGICFIVARLLFINAINRFGGFRSAITCMAVETIGLMLLWLSPSTEFALLGAAFTGFGLSLVYPAIGVEAIKQVPNSSRGAGLSAYAVFFDLALAIAGPLMGAIALGMGYGWIFFFAALLSVAAFGLTILLSRRTGIDTRI, from the coding sequence ATGTCCGCCGCCCTGCCCCCTCAGACACCTGCGTCAAACGCCAGCTCCATGGCGATCACGCTGCAAATCGTTTCCATCGTTTTCTATACCTTCGTCGCCTTCCTGTGCATCGGTCTGCCGATTGCAGTGATCCCCGGTTACGTCCATGACCACTTGGGATTCAGTGCCGTAGTGGCCGGCATCACCATTGGTGCGCAGTATCTGGCGACGCTGCTGAGCCGTCCCGTCGCGGGCAGGATCTGCGACACCATCGGCACCAAGCGCGCCATCGTTTACGGCCTCAGCGGGATTGCCCTGAGCGGCGCCATGACAGTCGCGGCTATCTTGTTTGAGGGCACGCCGCAGGTCAGCCTGACGGTGCTGATCATTTCCCGCATGGTGCTCGGCGCTTCACAGGGCCTGATCGGGGTCGGCACTATCAGCTGGTGCATCGGTCAGGTGGGCTCGGAGCACACGGCACGGTCGATCTCATGGAACGGCATCGCTTCATACGGCGCCATCGCTATCGGCGCGCCGCTGGGCGTGGTGATGGTCGGTGAGCTGGGCTTCATTACCCTGGGTTTCGCGCTGACGATCATGGCGTGTGCTGCGCTGGCGCTGATTCGCAATAAGCCCTCGGTGCCGGTGGTACGCGGCGAGCGGATGCCATTCTGGTCAGTCTTCGGTCGAGTGGCGCCGTTTGGCCTGAGCCTTACCCTGGCGTCCATCGGCTACGGCACACTCACGACGTTCATCACGATGTTCTACACCAGCCGTGGCTGGGAAGGCGCCGCCTGGTGCCTGACGGTGTTCGGCATCTGCTTTATCGTTGCCCGGCTATTGTTCATCAACGCGATCAACCGCTTCGGCGGGTTTCGCTCGGCAATTACCTGCATGGCGGTCGAGACCATTGGCTTGATGTTGCTGTGGCTGTCACCCAGCACAGAATTCGCCCTGCTCGGCGCAGCATTCACCGGTTTTGGCTTGTCGCTGGTGTACCCGGCCATCGGCGTCGAGGCGATCAAGCAAGTGCCCAACAGCAGCCGTGGCGCGGGCTTGAGTGCGTACGCCGTGTTTTTCGATCTGGCGCTGGCGATTGCAGGGCCATTGATGGGTGCCATCGCGTTGGGCATGGGCTACGGATGGATATTTTTCTTCGCGGCGCTGTTGTCAGTGGCCGCGTTCGGACTGACGATTCTGCTGTCGCGCCGTACGGGGATCGATACGCGGATATAG
- a CDS encoding endonuclease/exonuclease/phosphatase family protein: protein MTPDPAGSSTDLSTVDHAPDVHRLRVLTVNTHKGFTALNRRFILPELREAVRSTSADLVFLQEVLGGHERHATRYEDWPSMSQYEFLADSMWSDFAYGRNAVYPDGHHGNALLSKYPIIRHRNLDVSITGPERRGLLHCVLQVPGHDEVHAICVHLSLLESHRQLQLDLLCQLLESLPDDAPVIIAGDFNDWQLQGNKRLGRCDYLHEVFERSHGHLAKTYPARFPMLRLDRIYLRNATSHSPRILGNRPWTHLSDHLPLAVEVHL, encoded by the coding sequence GTGACCCCCGACCCGGCTGGCAGCAGCACCGACCTTTCCACTGTCGACCATGCACCCGACGTGCACCGCCTGCGCGTACTGACCGTCAACACCCATAAAGGCTTCACCGCACTGAATCGTCGCTTCATCCTGCCGGAACTGCGCGAGGCCGTGCGCAGTACCAGCGCCGACCTGGTGTTTCTGCAGGAAGTGCTGGGCGGCCACGAACGCCACGCGACCCGCTATGAAGACTGGCCGAGCATGTCGCAGTACGAGTTTCTGGCCGACAGCATGTGGAGCGACTTCGCCTACGGCCGCAACGCGGTGTATCCCGACGGTCATCACGGCAACGCGCTGCTGTCCAAATACCCGATCATTCGCCATCGCAATCTGGACGTGTCGATCACCGGTCCCGAGCGTCGCGGGCTCCTGCACTGCGTCTTGCAGGTGCCGGGGCACGATGAAGTGCACGCCATCTGCGTGCATTTGAGCTTGCTGGAGAGCCATCGCCAACTGCAGCTGGATTTGCTGTGTCAGCTGCTCGAATCGCTGCCGGACGATGCACCGGTGATCATCGCCGGTGATTTCAACGACTGGCAGTTGCAGGGCAACAAGCGTCTGGGCCGCTGCGACTATCTGCATGAGGTGTTCGAGCGCAGTCACGGGCATCTTGCAAAGACCTACCCCGCGCGTTTTCCGATGTTAAGGCTGGACCGCATTTACCTGCGCAATGCCACCAGCCACTCACCTCGTATCCTCGGTAACCGCCCATGGACGCACCTCTCTGATCACCTGCCGCTGGCGGTCGAAGTGCACCTGTAG
- the copC gene encoding copper homeostasis periplasmic binding protein CopC: MSAHPLKKALAAVAVLASLAATTSALAHAHLENQSPPADSEVPSPKELRLTFSEGVEEKFSKVSISVDGPGQGTEVIAAQTIATDPADKKTLIVTPAAPLTPGKYKIEWHAVSVDTHKSEGVYRFTVTP; this comes from the coding sequence ATGTCCGCTCATCCCCTCAAGAAAGCCCTTGCCGCTGTAGCTGTTCTTGCTTCCCTCGCTGCCACCACTTCCGCCCTCGCCCATGCCCATCTGGAAAACCAGTCGCCCCCCGCTGACAGCGAAGTGCCGTCGCCCAAAGAACTGCGACTGACGTTCTCCGAAGGCGTCGAGGAAAAATTCAGCAAAGTCAGCATCAGCGTGGACGGCCCGGGTCAAGGCACAGAGGTCATTGCCGCACAGACTATCGCCACGGACCCTGCTGACAAGAAAACCCTGATTGTCACGCCCGCTGCTCCGCTCACCCCCGGCAAGTACAAGATCGAGTGGCACGCGGTGTCAGTCGACACGCACAAAAGTGAAGGCGTCTATCGCTTCACGGTAACCCCGTAA
- a CDS encoding autotransporter family protein, whose translation MTAPSTSQSACNLVSSLGGDTQICDSGSSGPLTNPSGNNVLIFPAGGTGSIVGSVTFGPGNDRIEMSSGSIVGDFNQGAGTDQFRITQGTITGDVNQSFDPDSFFMSGGTLRSLTQGDGFDTFLMTGGTITNAFEDGDSARMTGGTIGRVDMKLDNNLFDMSGGTIVNNLVTGFGKDTIIMSGGLIGGAISVSGGNDSITFSGGEVRGGVRASFGDDVFIWREGGFMRGGVMMADGADRASLFNLTEANLASNPLLDGGAGIDVLSFDAVSTSVPGRYINWESVNLNNGSQLDLAGHFVLGDSVTGTGVFNVDASSIVRSTAGSFSPFTGSQLATLNNAGTLDMTTGSTSATDTLTVRGNYVGNNGRLLLQSVLAGDDSPSDKLVVAGGALSGTTQIEVTHLGGQGAFTAQNGIQVVQASDGAISDNGAFSLNGSLSAGAYQYYLFKGGVQAGTENNWYLRSAVLSLPLPPAAAPVVPVVPVAPPAVTPAPPPVTPPEVPVPPVAPPVTPTPPSVTPQQPSAPSPVTPAAVAPVAAIGTPALPAPVQGSAPIPLYRQEVPDYSVLPPAVAVLLNTTLGTFHDRQGDQSLLDEHGAVPAGWGRILSNDFKQGWSGTVNPKLDASIKGYQIGHDLYAAQTSGGSNQRLGLFVAHSRMDGHVQGFADGFEQSKTGNIKLEGDSAGAYWTFVGPSAGYLDAVVMGTRLDGYSRSNRGLRIDTKGHALSLSLEAGYPITLSPHWVIEPQVQFIHQRIDLEEQNDGIADVSFDSDAYNTGRVGARFKGSYVVRGVPVEPYVRTNLWRTLGGKDTVTFDHVTRIESDHQSTTADLGVGFIATLGAGVSVYAGADYHTDVDDNDLNGVIANIGVRVSW comes from the coding sequence ATGACTGCCCCCTCCACCTCCCAAAGTGCCTGCAACCTGGTGTCGTCCCTTGGCGGCGACACCCAAATCTGCGACAGCGGCAGCAGCGGCCCGCTGACAAATCCCAGTGGCAACAACGTGCTGATTTTCCCGGCCGGCGGCACCGGGTCCATTGTCGGCAGCGTGACGTTCGGGCCCGGCAACGACCGTATCGAGATGAGCTCAGGCAGCATCGTCGGCGACTTCAATCAGGGCGCAGGCACTGATCAATTCCGCATCACCCAAGGCACGATCACTGGCGACGTCAATCAGAGCTTCGACCCCGACAGCTTCTTCATGAGCGGCGGTACATTACGCTCGCTGACCCAGGGCGATGGCTTCGACACGTTCCTGATGACGGGCGGCACCATCACCAACGCTTTTGAAGACGGCGATTCAGCGCGTATGACCGGCGGCACTATCGGCCGGGTGGACATGAAGCTCGATAACAACCTGTTCGACATGTCCGGGGGCACCATCGTCAATAACCTGGTCACAGGTTTTGGCAAGGACACCATCATCATGTCCGGCGGTTTGATCGGCGGGGCGATCAGCGTCAGCGGGGGAAATGACAGCATCACCTTCAGCGGCGGCGAAGTGCGCGGCGGCGTACGAGCCAGCTTCGGCGACGACGTGTTTATCTGGCGCGAGGGTGGATTCATGCGCGGCGGGGTAATGATGGCCGACGGCGCTGATCGCGCATCGCTGTTCAACCTGACCGAAGCCAATCTGGCGTCCAATCCTCTCCTGGACGGCGGCGCCGGGATTGACGTTTTAAGCTTTGATGCCGTGAGTACCTCGGTCCCCGGCCGCTACATCAATTGGGAAAGCGTCAATCTCAACAACGGCTCGCAACTGGACCTGGCCGGTCATTTCGTGCTCGGCGACAGCGTGACCGGCACTGGTGTGTTCAACGTCGATGCCAGCAGCATCGTGCGCTCGACTGCAGGCTCATTCAGCCCGTTCACCGGCAGCCAGTTGGCGACACTCAACAACGCCGGCACGCTGGACATGACCACAGGCAGTACCAGCGCAACTGACACCCTGACGGTTCGCGGCAACTACGTGGGCAACAACGGACGGCTTTTGCTGCAATCGGTCCTGGCGGGTGATGACTCACCCAGCGACAAGCTGGTGGTGGCAGGCGGTGCGCTGAGCGGCACGACGCAGATCGAGGTCACCCACCTTGGTGGGCAAGGCGCCTTCACCGCCCAGAACGGCATTCAGGTGGTTCAGGCCAGTGACGGTGCCATCAGCGATAACGGCGCCTTTTCACTCAACGGCTCGTTGTCGGCTGGCGCTTACCAGTACTACCTGTTCAAAGGCGGCGTACAAGCGGGGACCGAGAACAACTGGTATTTGCGCTCGGCGGTGCTGTCATTGCCGCTGCCTCCCGCCGCAGCGCCGGTTGTTCCGGTCGTCCCCGTTGCCCCGCCCGCTGTTACGCCTGCTCCGCCACCGGTTACGCCGCCCGAGGTTCCAGTGCCCCCGGTAGCGCCACCCGTCACACCGACACCCCCATCTGTCACGCCGCAGCAACCGAGCGCGCCCTCACCGGTTACGCCAGCGGCGGTCGCACCGGTCGCGGCCATTGGCACACCAGCCCTGCCCGCTCCTGTCCAAGGCAGTGCGCCGATACCTTTGTATCGCCAAGAGGTGCCTGATTACTCAGTTTTACCGCCCGCCGTCGCCGTGCTGCTCAACACAACGCTGGGCACCTTTCATGATCGTCAAGGCGACCAGAGCCTGCTTGACGAGCACGGTGCGGTGCCTGCGGGATGGGGAAGAATACTGAGCAACGACTTCAAACAAGGCTGGTCCGGCACGGTTAACCCAAAACTGGACGCCTCGATCAAGGGCTACCAGATTGGCCACGACTTGTACGCTGCGCAAACATCCGGCGGCAGCAATCAGCGGCTGGGACTGTTTGTCGCGCACAGCCGAATGGACGGGCACGTTCAGGGCTTCGCCGACGGTTTCGAGCAGAGCAAAACCGGCAATATCAAACTTGAGGGCGACTCGGCGGGCGCTTACTGGACCTTTGTCGGCCCGTCAGCTGGCTACCTGGACGCCGTGGTCATGGGCACCCGACTCGACGGATACAGTCGCTCCAATCGGGGCCTTCGCATCGATACCAAGGGCCACGCGCTGAGCCTGTCGCTGGAAGCCGGTTACCCGATCACGCTGTCACCTCATTGGGTGATCGAGCCGCAAGTGCAGTTCATTCACCAACGCATTGATCTGGAGGAGCAAAACGACGGGATCGCTGACGTGTCCTTTGATTCGGATGCCTACAACACCGGCAGAGTCGGCGCGAGGTTCAAAGGCAGTTACGTGGTGCGGGGCGTGCCGGTCGAGCCGTATGTCCGGACCAACCTGTGGCGTACGTTGGGCGGCAAAGACACGGTCACTTTTGACCACGTCACGCGCATTGAAAGCGATCATCAGTCGACTACCGCAGACCTGGGCGTAGGCTTTATCGCGACGTTGGGCGCCGGCGTCAGCGTATACGCCGGCGCCGATTACCACACCGATGTGGACGACAACGACCTGAACGGCGTGATTGCCAATATTGGAGTGCGGGTGAGTTGGTAG
- the copD gene encoding copper homeostasis membrane protein CopD: MHEGLILCRFVHFGAVLLLFGISAFGMLFRACLAGFNSSPLARHVGQLRKWLAALALLSALVWLALTAASMAGDWRDGWAPDTLALVLGYTFFGHVWIVHLSLNLLVLLAVYRLIPVSSTFYVVVVALLLFTLAPVGHGAMFDGVYGLLLITNQMFHLSGVGTWLGGLLMLAMLLATPQGIDLRRVLLRFSGIGYALVATIIVTGLINVRALSGALWPEPALSGFGLVLAIKASLVLAMLGLAAVNRTLAKSQAPDWRLLRASVLLEGVLGMAALAAVSLLGTLPPMLAG; the protein is encoded by the coding sequence ATGCACGAAGGATTGATCCTGTGCCGCTTTGTGCATTTCGGCGCGGTGTTGCTGCTGTTCGGCATCAGCGCATTCGGGATGTTGTTCCGGGCCTGCCTTGCAGGTTTCAACAGCAGCCCGCTGGCGCGCCATGTCGGGCAGCTGCGCAAGTGGCTTGCTGCCCTGGCCTTGCTGAGCGCCCTTGTGTGGCTAGCGCTGACCGCAGCGAGTATGGCTGGCGACTGGCGCGACGGCTGGGCGCCGGACACCCTCGCACTGGTGCTGGGTTACACTTTTTTCGGGCACGTGTGGATCGTCCATCTGAGCCTCAACCTGCTGGTGCTGCTTGCCGTTTATCGGCTGATACCGGTGTCATCCACTTTTTACGTCGTAGTCGTCGCGCTGCTGTTGTTCACGCTGGCGCCCGTCGGCCACGGTGCAATGTTCGACGGGGTTTACGGGCTGCTGTTGATCACCAACCAGATGTTCCATTTAAGCGGCGTTGGCACCTGGCTTGGTGGGCTGTTGATGCTGGCGATGTTACTGGCGACGCCACAAGGGATTGACCTGCGCAGGGTGTTACTGCGCTTCAGCGGTATTGGCTACGCTCTGGTGGCGACGATTATCGTGACCGGCCTGATCAATGTCCGCGCATTGAGCGGCGCGCTGTGGCCTGAGCCCGCGTTGAGTGGATTTGGTCTGGTACTGGCGATTAAGGCCAGCCTGGTGCTGGCGATGCTGGGACTGGCGGCGGTCAACCGCACGCTGGCCAAGTCTCAAGCGCCGGATTGGCGGTTGTTGCGTGCCAGCGTGCTGCTCGAAGGCGTGCTGGGCATGGCGGCGTTGGCGGCGGTTTCACTGCTGGGCACCCTGCCACCGATGCTCGCGGGATGA
- a CDS encoding OprD family porin codes for MTFVKWNLVTLAVSLGVSQMASAGVVSDQSETKGFVEDSSLTVHLENYYFNRDGKNGGGDRKDWTQGVLGNFSSGFTQGTVGFGVDAFGYWGFKLDGGGGTAGTGNLPVDRHGDPEDEYGTAGGAIKMRISKTQLRYGNLQPAAPVFAAGGSRLFPQTATGFNLLSSEITGLELDAGHFTSGNGPVTTNSDHDIFASYANVTASSIDYAGGKYALTDNLSLSLYGSDLKDVWNQYYANANYTLPITGDQSLNFDFNIYRTNDAGSAKAGDISNTTWSLAAAYSFLTAHTVTLAYQKVHGDTPFDYVAFGTNGPGDTADSIMLANSVQFSDFNGPGEKSWQARYDLNMASYGVPGLSFMARYVTGDDIDGSHLPSNSTYGAYGYGEDGKHHETNVEAKYVVQSGSLKDLSLRMRQAWHRGNSDQAEGDNNELRLIADYPINIF; via the coding sequence ATGACGTTCGTGAAATGGAACCTCGTAACGCTCGCGGTTTCGCTGGGTGTCAGCCAGATGGCCAGCGCCGGGGTTGTCAGTGATCAATCCGAAACCAAGGGTTTTGTTGAAGACAGCAGCCTCACCGTTCACCTGGAAAACTATTATTTCAACCGCGACGGTAAAAATGGTGGCGGGGATCGCAAGGACTGGACCCAGGGCGTGCTGGGGAATTTCAGCTCGGGCTTCACTCAAGGTACCGTTGGTTTTGGCGTGGACGCCTTTGGTTACTGGGGCTTCAAGCTTGACGGCGGGGGTGGCACAGCAGGCACCGGCAACCTGCCAGTCGACCGCCACGGCGATCCGGAAGACGAATACGGCACGGCAGGCGGTGCGATCAAAATGCGCATTTCCAAGACGCAATTGCGTTATGGCAACCTGCAACCCGCTGCGCCGGTATTCGCGGCCGGTGGCTCGCGTCTGTTCCCGCAAACAGCCACTGGCTTCAATCTGCTGAGCAGCGAGATCACCGGGCTGGAACTGGACGCCGGGCACTTTACCAGCGGTAATGGCCCTGTCACGACCAACAGCGATCACGACATTTTCGCCTCCTACGCTAACGTCACGGCGTCGAGTATTGATTACGCCGGAGGCAAGTATGCGTTGACCGATAACCTGTCGCTTAGCCTGTATGGCTCAGACCTCAAAGATGTCTGGAACCAGTATTACGCCAACGCCAATTACACATTGCCTATCACAGGTGATCAATCACTCAACTTTGATTTCAATATCTACCGCACCAATGATGCGGGTTCCGCCAAAGCGGGTGATATCAGCAACACCACGTGGTCACTGGCAGCGGCTTATTCATTCCTGACTGCACACACCGTCACGCTGGCGTATCAGAAAGTTCATGGCGATACGCCGTTTGACTATGTCGCGTTCGGAACCAATGGGCCTGGCGATACCGCTGATTCGATCATGCTGGCCAACTCGGTTCAATTCTCCGACTTCAACGGTCCTGGCGAAAAGTCCTGGCAGGCTCGTTATGATTTGAACATGGCCAGCTATGGCGTGCCGGGGCTCAGCTTCATGGCCCGTTATGTCACCGGTGATGATATTGACGGCAGCCATCTGCCGTCTAATAGCACGTACGGTGCCTACGGTTACGGGGAAGACGGCAAGCACCACGAAACCAACGTTGAGGCCAAGTACGTCGTGCAGTCGGGTTCGCTGAAAGATTTGTCGTTGCGCATGCGCCAGGCGTGGCATCGGGGCAACAGTGATCAAGCTGAAGGAGATAACAACGAGTTACGTTTGATTGCGGACTACCCGATCAATATTTTCTGA
- a CDS encoding site-specific integrase, which produces MPSVQSPLALYLARLAPSSRLTINYVLQDAADRLGFVDVDLHDIPWHQLQPGHITALVSTLRDDNYAPNTSSLYVNAIRGVMNEAWRQDLISHEHLLKIRSIQAIGGTRLSRGRNIRRTLIKELMDVCAADPRPQGKRDAALIAILYGSGMRKSESVNLNLAQLDFAERSLRVTGKGNRQLIKYAPTWAFDALNDWLQLRRSCLPEGVRDDPFLFNRIRRGSHITRERITKHAIYFIAKQRGRQVGVEIMPHDFRRSFITRVIEEHDLSIAQKLAHHTNISTTVGYDMRDDNERRRVVDRFDL; this is translated from the coding sequence ATGCCCAGCGTTCAGTCGCCCTTGGCGCTGTACCTGGCGCGCCTGGCGCCGTCGAGTCGCTTGACCATCAACTACGTCTTGCAGGACGCCGCCGACCGCTTGGGCTTTGTCGACGTCGACCTGCACGACATTCCGTGGCATCAGTTGCAGCCGGGCCATATCACGGCGCTGGTCTCGACACTGCGCGACGACAACTACGCGCCCAATACGTCATCGCTGTATGTGAACGCGATTCGCGGCGTGATGAACGAGGCGTGGCGACAGGACCTGATCAGTCATGAGCATCTGTTGAAAATCCGCTCGATTCAGGCCATTGGTGGCACCCGCTTGAGCCGCGGTCGAAACATCCGACGCACGCTGATCAAGGAGTTGATGGACGTCTGCGCCGCCGACCCCAGGCCGCAGGGCAAACGCGATGCTGCATTGATTGCGATTCTGTACGGCTCCGGGATGCGCAAATCGGAGTCGGTGAACCTCAACCTGGCGCAGCTGGATTTTGCCGAACGCAGCCTGCGAGTGACCGGCAAAGGCAACCGGCAACTGATCAAATACGCCCCGACCTGGGCGTTCGACGCCTTGAACGACTGGCTCCAATTGCGCCGCTCCTGCCTGCCGGAAGGCGTCAGGGACGATCCTTTTCTGTTCAATCGCATCCGCCGTGGCAGCCATATCACCCGCGAGCGCATCACCAAGCACGCGATCTACTTCATTGCCAAACAGCGTGGCCGGCAGGTCGGCGTAGAGATCATGCCGCACGACTTTCGGCGGTCTTTCATTACCCGTGTGATCGAAGAACACGACCTGTCGATTGCGCAAAAGCTCGCGCACCACACCAATATCTCAACCACCGTGGGCTACGACATGCGCGATGACAACGAACGGCGCAGGGTGGTGGACCGGTTTGATCTCTAA
- a CDS encoding ABC-F family ATPase has product MISTANITMQFGAKPLFENVSVKFAGGNRYGLIGANGCGKSTFMKILGGDLEPSGGQVMLEPNVRLGKLRQDQFAYEDFTVIDTVIMGHEELWKVKAERDRIYSLPEMTEADGMAVAELETEFAEMDGYTAESRAGELLLGLGIGIEQHNGPMSEVSPGWKLRVLLAQALFSDPEVLLLDEPTNHLDINTIRWLENILTQRSSLMIIISHDRHFLNSVCTHMADLDYGELRLFPGNYDEYMTVATQSREQLLSDNAKKKAQINELQSFVSRFSANASKSKQASSRAKQIDKIHLAEVKPSSRVSPFIRFEQTKKLHRQAVIVERMAKGFDGKELFKDFSFQVEAGERVAIIGPNGIGKTTLLRTLVNELSPDAGTVKWTDAAELGYYAQDHASDFEDESNLFDWMGRWTQGGEQVVRGTLGRMLFSNDDILKSVKVISGGEQGRMLFGKLILQKPNVLIMDEPTNHLDMESIESLNLALENYPGTLIFVSHDREFVSSLATRIIELSPSGVIDFSGTYDDYLRSQGVVF; this is encoded by the coding sequence TTGATCTCCACCGCTAACATCACCATGCAATTTGGCGCAAAACCTCTGTTCGAGAACGTCTCGGTCAAATTCGCCGGCGGCAACCGTTATGGCCTGATCGGTGCCAACGGTTGCGGCAAGTCCACCTTTATGAAGATCCTCGGCGGCGACCTGGAGCCTTCGGGTGGGCAGGTGATGCTGGAGCCGAACGTGCGTCTGGGTAAATTGCGCCAGGACCAGTTCGCCTACGAAGACTTCACCGTGATCGATACGGTGATCATGGGTCACGAAGAGCTGTGGAAGGTCAAGGCCGAGCGCGATCGCATCTATTCGCTGCCGGAAATGACCGAAGCCGATGGCATGGCAGTCGCTGAGCTGGAAACTGAATTCGCTGAAATGGACGGCTACACCGCCGAGTCCCGCGCCGGCGAACTCCTGCTGGGCCTGGGCATCGGCATCGAGCAGCACAACGGCCCCATGAGCGAAGTGTCGCCGGGCTGGAAGCTGCGTGTATTGCTGGCTCAGGCGCTGTTCTCCGACCCTGAAGTGCTGCTGCTCGACGAACCGACCAACCACCTGGACATCAACACCATTCGCTGGCTGGAAAACATCCTGACCCAGCGTTCGAGCTTGATGATCATCATCTCTCACGACCGTCACTTCCTGAACAGCGTGTGCACCCACATGGCTGACCTGGATTACGGCGAGCTGCGTCTGTTCCCGGGCAACTACGACGAATACATGACCGTGGCGACCCAGTCCCGCGAGCAACTGCTGTCGGATAACGCCAAGAAGAAAGCCCAGATCAACGAGCTGCAATCGTTCGTCAGCCGCTTCTCGGCGAACGCCTCGAAATCCAAGCAGGCCAGCTCCCGCGCCAAGCAGATCGACAAGATCCACCTCGCCGAGGTCAAGCCTTCCAGCCGTGTCAGCCCGTTTATCCGTTTCGAGCAGACCAAAAAGCTGCACCGCCAGGCGGTCATCGTCGAGCGCATGGCCAAAGGCTTCGACGGCAAAGAACTGTTCAAAGACTTCAGCTTCCAGGTTGAAGCAGGCGAGCGCGTAGCGATCATTGGCCCGAACGGTATTGGCAAGACCACCCTGTTGCGCACCTTGGTCAACGAGCTGTCGCCGGATGCCGGTACGGTTAAATGGACTGACGCCGCTGAGTTGGGCTACTACGCGCAGGATCACGCGTCTGATTTCGAAGACGAATCCAATCTGTTCGACTGGATGGGTCGCTGGACTCAAGGCGGCGAGCAGGTTGTTCGCGGCACCTTGGGCCGCATGCTGTTCTCCAACGATGACATCCTCAAGTCGGTCAAAGTGATTTCCGGTGGTGAGCAAGGTCGCATGTTGTTCGGCAAGCTGATCCTGCAAAAGCCGAACGTGCTGATCATGGACGAACCCACCAACCACCTGGACATGGAATCCATCGAATCGCTGAACCTGGCGCTGGAAAACTACCCCGGCACGCTGATCTTCGTCAGCCATGACCGCGAGTTCGTCTCGTCTCTGGCGACCCGCATCATCGAGTTGAGCCCGAGCGGCGTGATCGACTTCAGCGGTACGTACGACGATTACCTGCGCAGCCAGGGCGTCGTGTTCTGA